A stretch of Anolis sagrei isolate rAnoSag1 chromosome X, rAnoSag1.mat, whole genome shotgun sequence DNA encodes these proteins:
- the PITPNB gene encoding phosphatidylinositol transfer protein beta isoform, whose amino-acid sequence MVLVKEFRVVLPCSVQEYQVGQLYSVAEASKNETGGGEGIQVLTNEPFENEGEKGQYTHKIYHLKSKVPGFVRMFAPEGSLVFHEKAWNAYPYCRTIVTNEYMKEDFFIKIETWHKPDLGTSENVHDLDPNAWKGVEVIDIDIADRDQVEPGDYKAEEDPALFQSVKTQRGPLGPDWKKELAANEECPKMCAYKLVTIKFRWWGLQNKIENFIQKQEKRIFTNFHRQLFCWMDKWIDLTMEDIRRMEDETQRELEALRNQGEVRGTSAANDE is encoded by the exons ATGGTGCTCGTCAAGGAATT tCGTGTGGTGCTGCCTTGCTCTGTCCAAGAG TACCAGGTGGGTCAACTGTACTCGGTGGCGGAGGCCAGCAAGAACGAGACGGGCGGCGGGGAAGGCATACAGGTCTTGACTAACGAGCCCTTCGAGAACGAGGGAGAAAAGGGGCAATACACACACAAGATCTACCACCTCAAGAG CAAAGTTCCTGGCTTTGTCCGAATGTTTGCTCCTGAAGGTTCTCTGGTTTTCCATGAAAAGGCCTGGAATGCCTATCCCTATTGTCGGACCA TTGTAAca AACGAATACATGAAGGAGGATTTCTTTATCAAGATCGAAACATGGCACAAACCTGATTTGGGGACCTCAGAAAAC GTCCATGACTTGGACCCGAATGCCTGGAAAGGGGTCGAGGTCATCGATATTGACATCGCCGACCGGGATCAAGTCGAGCCCGGG GACTACAAAGCAGAGGAAGACCCGGCGTTATTTCAGTCGGTCAAGACGCAGAGAGGACCCCTTGGACCCGATTGGAAG AAAGAGCTGGCAGCCAATGAGGAATGTCCCAAAATGTGCGCCTATAAATTGGTGACCATTAAATTCCGATGGTGGGGACTGCAGAACAAGATAGAAAATTTCATCCAgaag cAAGAGAAGCGGATATTCACCAATTTCCACCGCCAGCTCTTTTGCTGGATGGACAAATGGATCGACTTGACGATGGAAGATATTCGGAGGATGGAGGACGAGACCCAGAGGGAACTCGAAGCG